In Ruminococcaceae bacterium BL-6, a genomic segment contains:
- a CDS encoding protein of unknown function (Evidence 5 : Unknown function) yields the protein MVYVDTINGKLTIDMVVIDELDYVDKENKWEESENIEMNKNSFWTKKEEVMYTKMV from the coding sequence ATGGTATATGTTGATACGATAAACGGGAAATTGACCATAGATATGGTAGTAATAGATGAATTGGATTATGTGGATAAAGAAAATAAATGGGAAGAATCGGAAAATATTGAAATGAATAAAAATTCTTTTTGGACGAAAAAAGAGGAAGTAATGTATACTAAAATGGTATAG